A single window of Senegalia massiliensis DNA harbors:
- a CDS encoding alanine/glycine:cation symporter family protein, with the protein MLVALLGTGILFTFRLKFIQVTKIKSIFKEVFSKPEKETEDVGMSAFQSLSTAIAAQVGTGNLAGVATAIAAGGPGAIFWMWISGFFGMGTIFAEAVLAQTYNRSINGELVGGPAYYLRYGLKSKFLAGFFSISIIFALGFMGSMVQSNSIGLAVNNAFPIPKIVIGIIVAALAALILLGGVSRIASFTEKVVPFMAALYILGGIVVLAINYSEILPALKMIVWGAFNPRAATGGFIGATVKETLRYGVARGLFSNEAGMGSTPHAHAVAKVDHPVQQGYVSMLGVIVDTGIVCTITALVILTTGAFETGLTSSELTQEGFRLGFSNFGDFGLQFIAVALFFFAFSTIIGWYFFGELNIKYLFGKGGVKYYRALVLICIVVGTLLDVELVWALADMFNALMVIPNLIALVGLSALVVKAVNEFDSKKKNKSQNIS; encoded by the coding sequence ATGTTAGTTGCATTACTTGGGACAGGTATTCTTTTTACTTTTAGGTTAAAATTTATTCAAGTTACAAAAATTAAGTCAATATTTAAAGAAGTATTTAGTAAGCCAGAAAAGGAAACAGAAGATGTTGGCATGTCAGCTTTTCAATCGCTTTCTACAGCTATAGCAGCACAAGTTGGAACAGGAAACTTAGCAGGAGTTGCAACAGCTATAGCAGCAGGAGGACCTGGAGCTATATTTTGGATGTGGATTAGTGGATTCTTTGGTATGGGAACAATATTTGCAGAAGCAGTTTTAGCTCAAACATACAACAGGAGTATAAATGGAGAATTAGTTGGAGGGCCTGCATATTACTTAAGATATGGCTTGAAAAGCAAATTTTTAGCAGGATTTTTTTCAATTTCAATTATATTTGCCCTTGGATTTATGGGAAGTATGGTACAATCCAATTCTATAGGACTTGCAGTAAATAATGCTTTTCCTATTCCCAAAATAGTTATTGGAATTATAGTAGCAGCTTTAGCAGCATTAATATTATTAGGTGGAGTAAGTCGTATAGCTTCATTTACAGAAAAAGTAGTTCCATTTATGGCGGCTTTATATATATTAGGTGGTATAGTAGTTTTAGCAATTAATTATTCGGAGATATTACCAGCACTTAAAATGATTGTGTGGGGAGCATTTAATCCTCGTGCTGCAACAGGAGGATTTATAGGTGCAACTGTAAAAGAAACTTTAAGATACGGTGTTGCAAGAGGATTATTTTCAAATGAAGCAGGTATGGGTTCAACTCCTCATGCCCATGCAGTAGCTAAAGTAGATCATCCAGTACAACAAGGATATGTTTCTATGTTAGGTGTTATAGTTGATACTGGAATAGTTTGTACTATAACAGCTCTTGTAATATTAACTACTGGTGCATTTGAAACTGGTCTTACAAGTTCTGAATTAACTCAAGAAGGATTTAGATTAGGATTTAGTAATTTTGGTGATTTTGGATTACAATTTATAGCCGTAGCATTATTTTTCTTTGCTTTTTCAACTATAATAGGCTGGTACTTTTTTGGAGAACTTAATATAAAATATTTATTTGGAAAAGGTGGAGTAAAATATTATAGAGCATTAGTTCTTATATGTATAGTGGTGGGAACATTATTAGATGTAGAACTTGTTTGGGCATTAGCAGATATGTTTAACGCTTTAATGGTAATTCCTAACCTTATAGCCCTTGTTGGATTATCAGCATTAGTAGTTAAGGCAGTAAATGAGTTTGATTCAAAAAAGAAAAATAAAAGTCAGAATATAAGTTAA